A section of the Apium graveolens cultivar Ventura unplaced genomic scaffold, ASM990537v1 ctg8551, whole genome shotgun sequence genome encodes:
- the LOC141705100 gene encoding putative disease resistance protein RXW24L: protein MGGLGKTTLAEKIYNHSTIKTHFAGLAWVSISQKWQRRQILQRILIGLVYEMKEEIFTWDEGKLVENLLQIQQKKKCLIVLDDIWSNDAWDSIKAAFTAEKSLSKLMLTTRNVDVARHANPKGFIHQPECLSPDQSWELLQLKALPTRGGYLDIARDYKKMEKMGREMVRNCGGLPLAIMILGGILVTKPTFDEWKKVYDDSISSLKEGKGFGKNQQEQLFDNLIRSYNVLPPQLKPCFLYLSKFMEDEWIDAESLYQLWIAEGIVLSSDKRKGETMMQVAESYMGELVHRSMVQVRFNDLGSSLTKFKSCSLHDLMRDLSLFQAKGEDFFEAIDIGEGNDLNLNHYDVSRVAKTRQLVFYDKRVVEANSYFTGKPNHQQYRSILFRNVDREDESQQLRLGLYLANFKLLRVLSLENVTHSRRSVLGTFSGTNIGRVLGSLVYLRYLSLRGSNLKTFPWIHNLVLLQTLNLNVPDDIFKSPASSNVLGKLAFLRHLYLLPWVSLKSVKKTKLRFNGLSKLETLENFNTEWCEVKDLPKLSGLRKFQY, encoded by the exons ATGGGAGGTCTGGGTAAGACAACTCTGGCTGAAAAAATATACAATCATTCCACCATCAAGACTCACTTTGCTGGTTTAGCTTGGGTTTCCATTTCACAAAAGTGGCAAAGGAGACAAATTTTGCAGCGAATACTTATAGGTCTCGTATATGAGATGAAAGAGGAAATATTTACTTGGGACGAAGGCAAGCTAGTGGAGAATCTGCTACAAATCCAGCAAAAGAAGAAATGTTTGATAGTACTTGATGACATTTGGTCAAATGATGCTTGGGATTCTATAAAGGCGGCTTTCACTGCTGAAAAATCTTTAAGCAAATTAATGCTTACAACTCGTAATGTTGATGTTGCTCGGCATGCAAATCCAAAAGGATTCATTCACCAACCAGAATGTCTAAGCCCAGATCAAAGTTGGGAGCTACTTCAGTTGAAAGCGCTTCCTACAAGAGGAGGTTATCTAG ACATTGCTAGAGATTATAAAAAGATGGAAAAAATGGGAAGAGAAATGGTTAGAAATTGTGGCGGTCTTCCACTAGCTATAATGATTTTGGGGGGAATTCTCGTAACAAAACCGACCTTTGATGAGTGGAAGAAGGTGTACGATGATAGTATATCATCTCTAAAAGAAGGGAAGGGGTTTGGAAAAAACCAACAAGAACAACTGTTTGACAATTTAATTCGGAGTTACAACGTTTTGCCCCCTCAACTGAAACCATGCTTTTTATATTTGAGTAAATTTATGGAAGATGAATGGATAGATGCAGAAAGTTTATATCAGTTATGGATTGCTGAGGGAATAGTACTATCAAGTGACAAAAGGAAAGGAGAGACAATGATGCAAGTCGCTGAATCTTACATGGGAGAACTGGTCCATAGGAGTATGGTTCAAGTGAGATTTAATGATTTGGGATCATCGCTTACGAAATTCAAAAGTTGTTCTCTGCATGACCTTATGAGAGACCTATCATTATTCCAGGCAAAAGGAGAAGATTTTTTCGAAGCAATTGATATTGGGGAAGGAAACGACTTGAATCTCAATCATTATGATGTCTCTCGGGTTGCTAAAACTAGACAGCTTGTATTTTATGACAAAAGAGTCGTAGAAGCTAATTCTTACTTTACCGGGAAACCAAATCACCAACAATACCGATCAATTTTATTTCGAAATGTGGATCGTGAAGATGAAAGTCAGCAACTACGATTGGGACTGTATTTGGCCAATTTTAAGTTACTAAGAGTTTTGTCTCTTGAAAATGTAACGCATAGTAGACGATCCGTTTTAGGTACCTTTTCTGGTACAAATATTGGAAGAGTATTAGGCAGCCTTGTTTACTTGCGCTATCTCAGCCTAAGGGGTTCTAATTTGAAAACTTTTCCATGGATACATAACTTGGTGCTGCTACAGACTCTCAACCTAAATGTGCCGGATGATATTTTTAAGTCACCGGCGTCAAGTAatgttttgggcaagttggcatTTTTGCGTCATTTGTATTTACTTCCTTGGGTCTCTCTCAAATCAGTGAAGAAAACCAAATTAAGGTTTAATGGGCTGAGCAAATTAGAGACACTCGAAAATTTCAATACTGAGTGGTGTGAGGTTAAGGATCTGCCAAAATTATCCGGTCTTCGAAAATTTCAATACTGA
- the LOC141705095 gene encoding ABC transporter C family member 1-like has protein sequence MVNPLFPHPSDGPNSIQVEISKVALIIDLGNDPWRLAFPQKGNWALLKALYQYQATTLQRLRCGKLATTWLSPGSHQTSHLSSCNRVMLNSIPIIVIVVSFGLFSLLGGDLTPTKAFTSLSLFAVLRFPLFMLLNIITQVFEKCIKEELRGQTRVLVTNQLHFLSQVDRVILVHEGKVKEEGTFEELSNNGQLFQKLMENAGKLEEYVEDNEEGLNIDNKISKPIVNGETNEVPQDANQTKKNEGKSILIKQEERETGVVSWKVLDR, from the exons ATGGTAAACCCATTGTTCCCGCACCCATCCGATGGTCCCAACTCCATTCAAGTTGAAATCTCCAAGGTAGCTCTGATTATAGATCTTGGAAATGATCCATGGAGATTAGCCTTTCCTCAAAAAGGAAATTGGGCTTTGTTAAAGGCACTGTACCAGTACCAAGCGACGACCTTGCAAAGGCTGAGATGTGGGAAACTTGCGACAACATGGTTATCTCCTGGATCACATCAAACCTCTCACCTGTCATCT TGCAACAGGGTTATGCTTAACAGTATTCCCATTATCGTCATTGTGGTATCATTTGGATTGTTTTCTTTACTTGGAGGAGACTTAACACCGACAAAGGCATTTACATCACTTTCGTTGTTCGCAGTCCTGCGCTTTCCATTATTTATGCTTCTAAATATAATAACACAG GTTTTTGAAAAATGTATTAAGGAAGAACTAAGAGGGCAAACAAGAGTTCTTGTGACAAACCAACTACATTTTCTTTCACAAGTAGACAGAGTCATTCTAGTGCATGAAGGAAAGGTGAAAGAGGAAGGAACTTTTGAGGAACTGTCAAACAATGGACAACTGTTCCAGAAGCTAATGGAAAATGCAGGGAAGCTGGAAGAATATGTGGAAGATAATGAAGAAGGCTTGAACATCGAtaataaaatttcaaaacctATTGTAAATGGTGAAACAAACGAGGTTCCTCAGGATGCAAACCAGACAAAGAAAAATGAAGGAAAATCTATACTTATCAAACAAGAAGAACGGGAAACAGGAGTAGTCAGTTGGAAAGTTTTGGATAGGTAA
- the LOC141705096 gene encoding putative disease resistance protein RXW24L: MAEAIVSNVVGRLTDLSEEAQVLHGVQDEIQELVTQLKRMRTFLPDADSRLHDQNIRILLADARELAYDAEHVVETYLVQALSSPGKIMQWMNTRTFSRKLKDVKRKMSLLFNRFRDCNIKSTLESPESSNSSHGQPGMLKRFHTFTTVEPEIFVGFQADVDQLVGYLVDESDDSYPLISICGMHYKKTRLNTTA, translated from the coding sequence ATGGCCGAAGCAATTGTGTCAAATGTTGTCGGAAGGCTCACTGATTTGTCTGAAGAAGCTCAAGTACTGCATGGGGTgcaagatgaaattcaagaactGGTGACACAACTCAAGCGGATGAGGACATTTTTACCAGATGCTGATTCAAGGTTACATGATCAAAATATCCGTATTCTGCTTGCAGATGCACGGGAGCTTGCCTATGATGCTGAACATGTCGTCGAAACTTATCTTGTCCAAGCTTTATCATCCCCTGGAAAAATAATGCAGTGGATGAACACAAGGACGTTTTCAAGAAAGCTCAAAGATGTTAAAAGAAAGATGTCTCTTCTCTTTAATCGCTTTCGTGATTGTAATATCAAATCAACATTAGAATCCCCTGAATCATCAAATTCATCTCATGGACAACCAGGAATGCTAAAGCGATTTCACACTTTCACTACTGTTGAACCAGAGATATTTGTTGGATTTCAGGCCGATGTTGATCAATTGGTTGGATATCTGGTGGATGAAAGTGATGACTCTTACCCGCTCATCTCAATTTGTGGAatgcactacaagaaaacaaggctAAATACAACTGCATAA